From one Solanum stenotomum isolate F172 chromosome 12, ASM1918654v1, whole genome shotgun sequence genomic stretch:
- the LOC125846896 gene encoding gamma carbonic anhydrase 1, mitochondrial-like, whose protein sequence is MGTLGKAIYTVGFWIRETGQAIDRLGCRLQGNYYFHEQLSRHRTLMNLFNKAPMVDKDAFVAPSASLIGDVHVGRNASIWYGCVLRGDVNSISIGAGSNIQDNSLVHVAKSNLSGKVLPTIIGNNVTVGHSAVLHGCTVEDEAFVGMGATLLDGAVVEKNAMVAAGALVRQNTRIPCGEVWGGNPARFLRKLTQEEIAFISESAANYSNLAQVHAGENAKSFDAIEFEKVLRKKFARKDEEYDSMLGVVRETPPELVLPDNIQAPKAI, encoded by the exons ATGGGTACGCTGGGGAAAGCAATCTACACAGTCGGATTCTGGATCCGGGAAACGGGTCAAGCCATTGATCGTTTGGGCTGCCGCCTCCAAGGCAACTACTACTTCCATGAACAAC TGTCAAGGCATAGAACTCTTATGAACTTGTTTAACAAAGCACCAATGGTTGATAAAGATGCTTTTGTGGCCCCAAGTGCATCTCTAATTGGTGACGTTCATGTTGGACGTAATGCTTCTATTTGGTATGGATGTGTTCTGCGAG GTGACGTGAACAGTATTAGTATTGGAGCCGGAAGCAATATCCAGGACAATTCTCTTGTTCATGTAGCCAAATCAAATCTAAGTGGAAAGGTTTTGCCAACAATTATTGGCAACAATGTTACTGTAG GTCATAGTGCTGTCTTACATGGATGTACTGTTGAAGATGAGGCATTTGTTGGTATGGGTGCAACTCTGCTAGATGGAGCTGTTGTGGAGAAAAATGCAATGGTTGCGGCTGGTGCCCTTGTCAGACAGAATACGAGGATTCCTTGTGGAGAG GTCTGGGGAGGAAATCCAGCTAGATTTCTGAGGAAGCTCACACAAGAAGAAATTGCTTTTATCTCGGAGTCAGCAGCCAACTATTCTAATTTAGCACAGGTCCATGCTGGTGAAAATGCAAAAAGCTTTGATGCGATTGAATTTGAGAAAGTGTTGCGGAAGAAATTTGCTCGCAAAGACGAGGAGTATGATTCTATGCTGGGTGTTGTCCGTGAAACACCTCCCGAGCTTGTCCTGCCTGATAATATCCAGGCACCAAAGGCCATTTAA